The DNA sequence TCAGCGGAGGCCAGCCGCGCACTACGGCGTCGCTGATTGGCTGGTTCGCTTGGTGCCTTTGATCTTCTCATGCTCGGCAGTGCTTGTAGGTCAATTGTTTGGATATTCAACCTcgggttttcttcttttatgtagaGGGCTTGTAAAGTGGATAATCTTCTCTTGTCGGGGCAGCTGTCAATGATGTCAGTGTTGTCTTCTAAGAATttcctggtgatggtgatgttgtgcTCTTGTTGCAAGTGGTTTTTCAGGGCTCCGGCAGCTAAGTGCAGTGCGAAACGTCGCGAGAACTTTGTAGTAGTCTCGCCGATATAGGTTGTAGATAGGACTTAGCAGTTTCCTTGTTTGCAGGTAAACCTATATACGACGTGTGACTTCTGCATTGCTTCTCTCTTGATGTCGGGACTGTTCTTAAGGAGGAGATGGCTGGATTTCTTATTCTTGTAATATATCTgcaattttaattttctttctggaTCTGTTGGCTTCACATTGCTTCTGAcgatttttgttattattcgttcttcctctttatatgCTGATGAGTAGAATGCTCGGTAGAAGAGGACGATGTGTTGTCTTTCGTGGTGGTGACGTTTGCATTGTACCAATTATTGAGGATTTCCTTTGTCTGGCGAAAAAAAATGTCGATCTCCTTATGTCCGTTGTTAACTAGCACTTGGGTTGatctttatatttcttgatgtacTTGTTTCCAGGTACTGCAGTGTGTAAGAGCTCTTCTAATGTGTGCGCCGATAGTAGAGTCTTTATATCGTTGTGGGGATTCACTTACACAAGCAAGAATCTAAAACATGGCTATTTAAGGATGCTTTAAGTAGGCCATTGTCTCAGAAAGTTTGAAGACCACTGTTCCAAGATCTGAGTTTAACTGTACTCCCAGTCGCTGGAAATACGCAGGCGTTAATGATGAGGGTAACTTATTATGCGGCCGTCATGGCAGCCTTCTCGTTCTTTTATGGGATTATTGCGCAATCGTGTGCGTATTCCGTGTTCACTGTGCCAGAGAATGACATTCCTAAATATAGTTCCTTCATAAGTatactactagagagagagagagagagagagagagagagagagagagagagagaatcttcaatCTCTGGAAATACGCAGGCATcgggaagggggagaggtacACCGACTTCCATTTCTCGTGGAAcaacagataataataataataataataataataataataataataataataataataataataataataatgataataataatactaatcaaataaatacataaatgaatagataatgatagtagtataaaaaaataaaataaaatcactcGTTCTTCAATACCCTATTTATGTTACATCAATATCTTTCATTTCAATAATTTAAACTCTTAATTTTTACAAGTTATTTCAATGGGAAAAGActataaataagataaaactcTGCAGATATACTGACGCCACCAACATTCAAGCGGGAGAAACCACCAGGCTGGTTTGTTAAAGATGGCTCAATTTTGCGGTACTTTTGCGTAAATGTCAATAACTAGTATTCCTCAGGAAGAACAGGGAAGTGAACCAGTTGTCTGGTGTCCAATGGCTTGTTTGTTTCAATACACCGCTGTCTATATCATGCCTActgacattttttatttatttattttttacaattaggttttccattttttttttaaatgatgttttccatttgTGACAGAAAGGTTTCCgcaagaaaaaagggaaagatttaTAAAACAGTAGTGAGACCCGCCATGCTGTATGGTATGGAAACAGTACCACTAACGAAAGAGCAGGAAGCGGAGTTGGAAGTATCGGAATTGAAGATGTTGCGATTTGCTCTTGGAGTGACGAGGATGGATAAAATCAGAAATAATTACATCAGAGGAACAACGCACGTACGTCAGTTTGGGGACAAAGCAAGGGAGGCTAGGCTGAGGTGGTCCGGACATGTGAGGAGGAGTGACGAGGggtatgtggggaggaggatgctggacgTGGAAGAacctggcaggaggaagagagggaaaccaaagagaaggtttatggatgctgtgaagaaagacatgcaagtggtgggcgtgacagaggaaggcgcagaagatcAAGCGCAGTGGAGAAGAGTGATCTGCTATGGCGAGCCCTAAATGGGAGCAGCCGAAAGAAGAAGAcaatggtgttttccataccctcccTAGCCTTGATCCACAAAAGGTTTATGGTGCAGAAGGAATCGCTCCT is a window from the Scylla paramamosain isolate STU-SP2022 chromosome 26, ASM3559412v1, whole genome shotgun sequence genome containing:
- the LOC135113848 gene encoding uncharacterized protein LOC135113848; the protein is MLYGMETVPLTKEQEAELEVSELKMLRFALGVTRMDKIRNNYIRGTTHVRQFGDKAREARLRWSGHVRRSDEGYVGRRMLDVEEPGRRKRGKPKRRFMDAVKKDMQVVGVTEEGAEDQAQWRRVICYGEP